One Panicum virgatum strain AP13 chromosome 9K, P.virgatum_v5, whole genome shotgun sequence genomic region harbors:
- the LOC120647606 gene encoding uncharacterized protein LOC120647606, with protein sequence MAAAAAGKLLLLAAVAAVSFIAADARPCGHAQTLLISFSSVSRPNPDPTNPAPLTTTVVTVLRVRRLGPHQIRRTEALPAAAASQSEVASSMQDRAKDILVVVSGLLFGFGCGALTAATMYLVWSLIASTCASGYDDVYSDDEDQLCDSESPKKAGYVIIHDAEEYGAGKN encoded by the coding sequence atggccgccgccgccgccggcaagcttctcctcctcgccgccgtcgccgcggtctCCTTCATCGCCGCCGACGCGCGCCCGTGCGGCCACGCGCAGACGCTCCTCATCTCCTTCTCCTCCGTCTCCAGGCCCAATCCGGACCCCACCAACCCCGCGCCCCTCACCACCACCGTCGTCACCGTCCTCCGCGTCCGCCGCCTCGGCCCGCACCAGATCCGCCGCACCGaggccctccccgccgccgcggcctcccagTCGGAGGTCGCCTCCTCCATGCAGGACCGCGCCAAGGACatcctcgtcgtcgtctccgGCCTCCTCTTCGGATTCGGCTGCGGCGccctcaccgccgccaccatgtaCCTCGTCTGGTCGCTCATCGCCTCCACCTGCGCCTCCGGCTACGACGACGTCTACAGCGACGACGAGGACCAACTCTGCGACTCGGAGAGCCCCAAGAAGGCCGGCTACGTCATCATCCACGACGCCGAGGAGTACGGCGCCGGTAAGAACTAG